A window of Microcystis aeruginosa FD4 contains these coding sequences:
- the rsmA gene encoding 16S rRNA (adenine(1518)-N(6)/adenine(1519)-N(6))-dimethyltransferase RsmA — protein MKIQPRKRFGQHWLKDESILDRIIGAANLQSEDRVLEIGPGTGILTRRLLDGAQLVVAVEIDRDLWTILTKKFGQQDNFHLIPGDFLTLKPEQLPPVNKVVANIPYNITGPILEKLLGSIAHPCTPPYQSITLLVQKEVAERLVAVPSTKAYSALSVRIQYLADCQWICDVPRRSFSPPPQVDSAVIQLLPRVLPKNVSNAAFLSTLISWGFANRRKMLRNNLKNCLDSDRLSQILTQLEINPLARAEDLSLSQWIDLAEKLGQLPKF, from the coding sequence ATGAAAATTCAACCGCGTAAACGTTTTGGACAACATTGGTTAAAAGATGAATCGATACTCGATCGCATCATCGGCGCTGCTAATTTACAATCAGAAGATCGGGTATTAGAAATCGGACCGGGTACAGGCATTTTAACCCGTCGTCTTCTCGATGGCGCTCAATTGGTGGTCGCTGTAGAAATCGATCGAGATCTATGGACAATTTTAACTAAAAAATTTGGCCAACAAGATAACTTTCATCTCATCCCAGGGGACTTTCTTACCCTTAAACCCGAGCAACTGCCGCCAGTTAATAAAGTAGTGGCTAATATCCCCTATAATATCACCGGTCCGATCCTGGAAAAGCTGCTCGGTTCGATCGCCCATCCCTGCACCCCCCCTTACCAGAGTATTACCCTCTTAGTCCAGAAAGAAGTCGCCGAAAGATTAGTCGCTGTCCCCTCCACCAAAGCTTACAGCGCTTTAAGCGTCCGCATTCAATACCTTGCCGATTGTCAATGGATTTGTGATGTCCCCCGGCGGTCTTTTTCCCCACCTCCCCAGGTGGATTCGGCGGTAATTCAGCTTTTACCCCGTGTTTTGCCGAAAAATGTCAGTAATGCTGCCTTTTTGTCCACTTTAATTAGCTGGGGTTTTGCCAACCGGCGCAAAATGTTACGCAATAATCTAAAAAATTGTCTAGATAGCGATCGATTAAGCCAAATCCTGACACAATTAGAAATTAATCCCCTCGCTCGCGCCGAAGATCTCAGTTTATCGCAATGGATTGACTTGGCGGAAAAATTAGGTCAATTGCCAAAATTTTAG
- the crcB gene encoding fluoride efflux transporter CrcB, producing MDFFGGRYGLFVAIGAIFGALSRFYIAELIQYLFSQEWVFLATFFVNVSGCLIIAYIFTMVKENIRIIAPELGLMLTTGFSGSYTTFSTYSLEVNKFLEQGNVTFGLIYWLGSVLGGMIALKIGVTLARTGFPR from the coding sequence ATGGATTTTTTCGGGGGACGTTATGGTTTATTCGTGGCGATTGGGGCTATTTTTGGGGCTTTGAGTCGTTTTTATATCGCCGAATTAATTCAATATCTCTTCAGTCAAGAATGGGTATTTTTAGCTACATTTTTTGTCAATGTTTCTGGCTGTTTAATTATTGCCTATATCTTTACCATGGTTAAGGAAAATATTCGCATAATTGCCCCAGAATTAGGATTGATGCTTACCACGGGTTTTTCTGGTTCCTATACAACTTTTTCCACCTATAGTTTGGAGGTCAACAAGTTTTTAGAGCAGGGAAACGTGACCTTCGGTTTAATTTACTGGTTGGGCAGTGTTCTTGGGGGGATGATTGCGCTTAAAATTGGAGTTACTTTAGCAAGAACAGGTTTTCCTAGATGA
- a CDS encoding cytochrome c biogenesis protein CcdA, giving the protein MLDQLQTQLYHLEQYADRLVTSQLTHLSFVSIAVIFLAGLLTSLTPCMLSMLPITVAYIGGYENKGRLAAFWQSTWFSLGLATTLAGLGLIAATLGKVYGQVGIGLPIIVSAIAILMGLNLLELLPLRFPSLGATDWITSDFPPILRSYLLGLTFGLIASPCSTPVLATLLAWVANTGDLSLGGGLLLSYTAGYVLPLIIVGSFTASLKSFLSLRQWSGWINPVSGVLLIGFGVFSLLSRLL; this is encoded by the coding sequence ATGTTAGACCAATTACAGACTCAACTCTATCACCTTGAACAATACGCCGATCGCTTAGTAACTTCCCAACTAACGCACCTTAGTTTTGTCAGTATTGCCGTGATTTTTCTAGCGGGTTTACTCACCAGTCTTACCCCCTGTATGCTGTCGATGTTGCCGATTACCGTCGCTTATATCGGGGGTTACGAAAATAAAGGTCGTTTAGCGGCTTTTTGGCAGTCCACATGGTTTTCCCTAGGATTAGCTACCACCTTAGCGGGATTGGGACTAATTGCCGCTACTTTAGGAAAAGTCTATGGACAGGTGGGAATCGGTTTACCAATTATCGTCAGCGCGATCGCTATTTTGATGGGGTTAAACCTCTTGGAATTATTACCCCTGCGCTTCCCCTCCCTTGGTGCTACCGATTGGATTACCAGCGATTTTCCCCCGATTTTGCGGTCCTATCTTCTCGGTTTAACATTTGGTTTAATCGCCTCTCCTTGCAGTACACCTGTTCTAGCAACTCTATTGGCATGGGTGGCAAATACGGGGGATTTAAGCTTAGGAGGGGGATTATTGTTATCCTACACTGCCGGCTATGTTTTACCCCTAATTATCGTCGGTTCTTTTACTGCTTCGCTGAAAAGCTTTCTTTCCCTACGTCAATGGTCCGGGTGGATTAATCCTGTCAGTGGGGTTTTATTAATCGGTTTTGGAGTTTTTTCTTTATTATCCCGTCTGCTGTGA
- a CDS encoding ABC transporter permease, producing the protein MLKYFLRRLLFSIPTLLAISMVVFGILALAPGDPMGEFAANPAITEAVRENIRKSFGLEQPLPVRYVKWLLAFLQGDMGYSFTSRSPVFTLIWQRLPTTIWIVGIAYIFGVLIAFPLGIISAVKRYSWLDKIISTFSLLGFSLPTFVTGLLLIIIFSVQLNWLPSFYKSTLKISDFNSLIEQVKQSIMPVTVLSLYQGAMLMRFVRSSVTEEIHQEYVKTALAKGLTNFSVLTKHIVRNALIPVVTLIALDIPSIFTGALVTEQVFRVPGIGALLIDSISRSDTPVVMAITFIYGILIVIFNLIADLTYSWLDPRVRY; encoded by the coding sequence ATGCTCAAATATTTTCTGAGAAGATTATTATTTTCGATTCCCACTCTTTTAGCTATTAGTATGGTAGTTTTTGGCATTTTGGCCCTAGCACCGGGGGATCCGATGGGAGAATTTGCCGCTAATCCTGCTATTACGGAAGCGGTGCGAGAAAATATTCGCAAAAGTTTCGGATTAGAGCAACCCCTTCCTGTGCGTTATGTCAAGTGGTTGTTAGCATTTCTTCAAGGAGATATGGGCTATTCTTTCACCAGTCGCAGCCCAGTTTTTACCCTCATTTGGCAGCGTTTACCCACAACTATCTGGATTGTCGGTATTGCCTATATTTTCGGGGTTTTAATCGCTTTTCCTTTGGGCATAATTTCAGCAGTCAAGCGCTATTCTTGGTTAGACAAAATTATCTCTACTTTTTCCCTGCTTGGCTTTTCGTTACCCACCTTTGTGACGGGATTGTTATTAATTATTATCTTTAGTGTGCAGTTAAACTGGCTACCATCTTTTTATAAGAGTACACTAAAAATCAGTGATTTTAATAGTTTGATCGAGCAGGTGAAACAGTCAATTATGCCCGTAACTGTATTAAGCTTATATCAAGGGGCGATGTTGATGCGTTTCGTGCGTTCTTCCGTAACTGAAGAAATTCACCAAGAGTACGTTAAAACTGCCTTAGCGAAGGGACTAACTAATTTTTCTGTCCTCACTAAGCATATAGTTCGCAATGCTTTAATCCCCGTTGTCACCCTGATTGCTCTCGATATTCCCTCAATTTTTACCGGTGCTTTAGTCACAGAACAAGTGTTTCGTGTGCCGGGTATCGGTGCTTTATTAATCGATTCTATTTCCCGCAGTGATACCCCCGTAGTGATGGCGATTACCTTTATCTATGGGATTTTAATTGTTATCTTTAACTTAATTGCCGATTTAACCTATAGTTGGCTCGATCCGCGAGTCAGATATTAA
- a CDS encoding DNA-formamidopyrimidine glycosylase, with protein MPELPEVETVRRGLNQVTQGKKIIGGEVLLQRTLAYPNCEATFLQGIAQTTISNWQRRGKYLLANLDNGSSIGVHLRMTGQLLWVKDTTPLPIHTRLRFFFANQQELRFVDTRTFGKIWWIAADKTPESVITGLKKLGMEPFDRNFTADYLYRHCQKSRRPIKTFLLDQNVVAGIGNIYADEVLFKSGIHPQTAANLLKIEQIDLLTKNIISVLETAIAEGGTSFSDFLHVTGVNGNYGAMAWVYGRNGENCRLCGATIARIKLSGRSAHFCPQCQVSTVISKQ; from the coding sequence ATGCCAGAATTGCCAGAAGTAGAAACGGTGCGTCGCGGGTTAAATCAAGTTACCCAGGGCAAAAAAATTATCGGTGGGGAAGTATTATTACAGCGTACCCTAGCCTACCCTAATTGCGAGGCAACTTTTCTGCAAGGAATTGCTCAGACTACGATTAGCAATTGGCAGCGCCGAGGCAAATATCTCCTCGCCAATTTAGATAATGGTAGCAGTATCGGGGTTCATCTGCGGATGACCGGACAATTGCTCTGGGTAAAAGATACCACTCCCCTGCCAATTCATACGCGCTTACGCTTCTTTTTTGCCAATCAGCAAGAATTGCGCTTTGTCGATACCCGCACTTTCGGGAAAATTTGGTGGATTGCCGCCGATAAAACCCCAGAAAGCGTGATTACTGGTCTCAAAAAACTGGGAATGGAACCCTTTGATCGCAATTTTACCGCCGATTACCTCTATCGTCACTGTCAAAAAAGTCGTCGTCCGATTAAAACTTTTCTCCTCGATCAAAATGTAGTCGCAGGAATTGGTAATATCTATGCGGATGAAGTTCTTTTTAAAAGTGGTATCCATCCCCAAACTGCCGCTAATCTCTTGAAAATTGAGCAAATAGACTTATTGACAAAAAACATTATTTCTGTATTGGAAACAGCGATCGCTGAAGGCGGAACCAGTTTTAGCGATTTTCTCCACGTGACCGGAGTTAATGGCAATTATGGGGCGATGGCCTGGGTTTATGGTCGTAATGGCGAAAATTGTCGCCTTTGCGGTGCAACTATTGCCAGAATTAAATTAAGTGGGCGCTCGGCTCATTTTTGTCCCCAATGTCAAGTCTCAACAGTAATCAGTAAACAGTAA
- the crcB gene encoding fluoride efflux transporter CrcB, which yields MSDLNDVFAIVAGAVPGALSRYHITEWTKAKFGLRFPYGTFIINLTGCLAMGFFFTISPSFPFYSHELDLMVRTGFLGAYTTFSTYSLDILILWRNQQNFLSLFFAVASIIFGLIAVRIGAAIAQVFPVEFSNLLTI from the coding sequence ATGTCAGATTTGAACGATGTTTTCGCAATTGTAGCAGGAGCAGTTCCGGGGGCGTTATCTCGTTATCACATTACCGAATGGACAAAAGCAAAATTCGGCTTGCGCTTTCCCTATGGAACCTTTATTATTAATTTAACTGGCTGTCTAGCTATGGGCTTCTTTTTTACTATTTCACCCAGTTTTCCCTTTTATTCCCACGAACTAGATTTAATGGTTAGAACGGGATTTTTAGGGGCTTATACCACCTTTTCTACCTATAGTTTAGATATCTTGATACTCTGGCGCAATCAACAAAATTTTCTCAGTCTTTTTTTTGCCGTTGCTAGTATAATTTTCGGATTGATTGCCGTGAGAATCGGGGCAGCTATTGCCCAAGTTTTTCCAGTTGAATTCTCCAATTTATTGACTATTTAA
- the ispE gene encoding 4-(cytidine 5'-diphospho)-2-C-methyl-D-erythritol kinase yields MHSYTLLAPAKINLYLEIVGDRPDGFHELVMVMQTVALCDRITLRPNGLQEFRLFCHHPLVPQDSSNLAHRAATLMAKEFPRLFANYGGIDITIEKHIPVAAGLAGGSTNAAAVLVGIDLIWELGLTRPELETLAARLGSDTSFCVTGGTVICTGRGEILDPIAPLTGLWVILAKYDHLSVSTPWAYQSYRQKFQDTYLSSPEEFHHRRQQVSSGALVQAIAQKKPAAIGKFIHNDLEKVVLPEFPLVAELRQVLGDLGGLGTMMSGSGPTVFTLCSSQEVAETIVKEAREILVAPDLQFWIAPITDTGIQVT; encoded by the coding sequence ATGCACAGTTATACCCTTCTAGCTCCCGCTAAAATTAATTTATATCTAGAAATCGTTGGCGATCGCCCTGATGGTTTCCACGAGTTAGTGATGGTGATGCAGACGGTGGCATTATGCGATCGCATAACTCTCCGGCCGAACGGATTGCAGGAATTCCGTCTCTTTTGCCATCATCCCCTCGTCCCCCAAGATAGCAGTAATCTCGCCCATCGCGCCGCCACTTTGATGGCGAAGGAATTCCCCCGTCTCTTTGCCAATTACGGCGGCATCGATATCACCATCGAGAAACATATTCCCGTGGCTGCCGGTTTAGCGGGGGGGTCCACCAACGCGGCGGCGGTGTTAGTCGGTATCGATTTAATCTGGGAATTAGGTTTAACCCGTCCGGAATTAGAAACTTTAGCGGCAAGATTGGGCTCCGATACTTCCTTTTGTGTGACAGGGGGAACGGTTATCTGTACGGGAAGGGGAGAAATTCTCGATCCGATCGCTCCTCTGACTGGATTATGGGTGATTTTAGCTAAATACGACCATTTATCCGTTTCTACACCCTGGGCCTACCAAAGCTATCGGCAAAAATTTCAAGATACCTATCTGTCTTCTCCAGAGGAATTTCATCACCGTCGTCAGCAGGTGAGTTCTGGGGCTTTGGTACAAGCGATCGCCCAGAAAAAACCGGCCGCTATCGGCAAATTTATCCATAATGACCTCGAAAAGGTGGTTTTACCCGAATTTCCCCTCGTGGCCGAGTTAAGACAGGTTCTAGGGGATTTAGGCGGCTTGGGAACGATGATGTCAGGATCCGGCCCGACGGTTTTTACTCTCTGTTCATCTCAGGAAGTGGCGGAAACCATCGTTAAAGAGGCCCGGGAAATTCTCGTCGCTCCCGATCTACAATTTTGGATAGCTCCAATCACCGATACAGGCATTCAAGTGACTTGA
- a CDS encoding urease accessory protein UreD, with the protein MWQGNLELIYTQKNLATQINHLYATAPLKVQRPFYPEGKNLCHTVILHTAGGIVGGDVLQQKIHLQSATNALITTASAGKVYQSNGQIAQQLIEIKIDDNAGLEWLPQETIIFNGAVFRQHLRVDLGENSSWLGWEITRFGRSARGEKFLAGEWHSNWEIWRSGQPLWLDRSCLLGGKMIEGFSGLNDRAMIGTLVYIGQPVGRNLIEKVRDFSLEGEMGVTSTLGDGLLCRYRGNSSGEVRQWFQQVWQILRREMSDREAIIPRVWLSW; encoded by the coding sequence ATGTGGCAGGGAAACCTAGAACTAATTTACACGCAAAAAAATCTCGCAACCCAGATTAATCACCTCTATGCTACCGCCCCTTTAAAAGTACAAAGACCTTTTTATCCCGAAGGAAAAAATCTTTGTCATACGGTGATTTTACACACGGCGGGGGGAATAGTTGGGGGTGATGTTCTTCAACAAAAAATTCATCTCCAGTCCGCTACTAATGCCCTGATTACCACTGCTTCTGCTGGAAAAGTTTACCAGAGTAATGGTCAGATAGCCCAGCAATTAATCGAGATTAAAATCGATGACAATGCCGGTTTAGAATGGCTACCCCAAGAAACAATTATCTTTAATGGTGCGGTATTTCGCCAACATTTACGAGTCGATCTAGGGGAAAATAGCAGTTGGTTGGGATGGGAAATTACGCGTTTTGGTCGCAGTGCGCGAGGCGAGAAATTTTTAGCGGGAGAATGGCATTCTAATTGGGAAATTTGGCGATCAGGACAACCTTTATGGCTCGATCGCTCCTGCCTGTTAGGTGGTAAAATGATCGAGGGATTTTCCGGTTTAAATGATCGTGCCATGATCGGTACTTTAGTTTATATCGGTCAACCGGTGGGAAGAAATTTGATTGAGAAAGTGAGAGATTTTTCCCTAGAAGGAGAGATGGGAGTTACTAGCACTTTAGGAGATGGTCTTTTGTGTCGTTATCGGGGTAATTCTAGCGGTGAAGTGCGACAATGGTTTCAGCAGGTTTGGCAAATTTTAAGGCGAGAAATGAGCGATCGAGAGGCAATTATTCCGCGAGTTTGGTTATCTTGGTGA
- a CDS encoding glycogen/starch/alpha-glucan phosphorylase translates to MNPSPESTFVCPIIIEDDRTGLDTETIRRALRDNLLYIQGKLPELASKNDLYLALAYTIRDRLLQRWLTTQQTYLKKDIRTVCYLSAEFLVGPHLANNLINLGIYEQVEKAVSESGLKLEELIAQEEEPGLGNGGLGRLAACYLDSLSTLEIPAIGYGIRYEFGIFDQEIHDGWQVEITDKWLQYGNPWEIARPEAGVEVKFGGYTESYTDENGNYRSRWIPDYVVKGIPYDTPILGYRVNTANTMRLWKSEACESFDFGRFNRGDYYGAVDNKVHSENISKVLYPNDEPIQGKELRLEQQYFFVSCSLQDMIRIHLHENPSLDNFHQKWSVQLNDTHPSVGVAELMRLLIDVHHFDWDKAWFITQNTFSYTNHTLLPEALEKWPLSIFGRLLPRLMEIIYEINHRFLDKIRIIYPHDDGKMSRLSIIDESGEKYVRMAHLACVGSQAINGVAALHTELLKKDVLRDFYELFPEKFSNKTNGVTPRRWIVSSNPRLTVAITEKIGENWIKHLEDLRGLENYVDDGGFRDYWRRIKYDIKADLANYINQKVGIKVDPSTLFDVQVKRIHEYKRQHLNVLHIVTLYHRLKNNPNLDITPRTFIFGGKAAPGYFMAKLIIKLINSVAEVIDNDPTIGGRLKVVFLPDYNVTFGQRVYPAADLSEQISTAGKEASGTGNMKFSMNGALTIGTLDGANIEIREEVGAENFFLFGLTTEEVYAKKAAGYNPQEYYYHNEELRAVLDLIGSGFFSRGDSSLFRPLVDNLIYDDTYMLLADYQSYIDCQEGVGHAYKDQEHWSRLAILNVARMGKFSSDRSIRQYCEEIWRVQPVKIELPDYTQANAGLSVN, encoded by the coding sequence ATGAATCCATCTCCAGAGTCAACTTTTGTTTGTCCGATTATCATCGAAGACGACAGAACAGGATTAGACACAGAAACTATCCGACGGGCTTTAAGGGATAATTTACTCTATATTCAAGGTAAATTACCAGAATTAGCCAGCAAAAACGATCTTTACCTGGCCCTGGCCTATACAATCCGCGATCGTTTATTGCAGCGTTGGTTAACCACCCAACAAACCTATCTAAAAAAAGATATCAGAACCGTTTGTTATCTCTCGGCCGAATTTTTAGTCGGTCCCCATTTGGCTAATAATTTAATCAATCTCGGTATCTACGAACAGGTGGAGAAAGCTGTCAGCGAATCGGGATTAAAACTAGAAGAATTAATTGCCCAGGAAGAAGAACCAGGGTTAGGAAATGGTGGTTTAGGTCGTTTAGCTGCCTGTTATCTGGATTCCCTTTCTACCCTAGAAATTCCCGCTATTGGTTACGGTATTCGCTACGAATTTGGTATCTTTGATCAAGAAATTCACGACGGTTGGCAGGTGGAAATAACCGATAAGTGGTTACAGTATGGAAATCCCTGGGAAATTGCCCGACCGGAAGCGGGAGTAGAGGTAAAATTTGGCGGTTATACCGAATCCTATACCGACGAAAATGGTAATTATCGCAGTCGTTGGATTCCCGATTATGTAGTCAAAGGAATTCCCTACGATACCCCAATTCTCGGCTATCGAGTTAACACCGCTAATACCATGCGTCTATGGAAGTCAGAAGCTTGTGAATCTTTTGATTTTGGTCGTTTTAATCGCGGCGATTATTACGGTGCGGTGGATAATAAAGTTCACTCGGAAAATATCAGTAAAGTTCTCTATCCTAACGATGAACCAATTCAAGGCAAAGAACTACGTTTAGAACAGCAATATTTCTTTGTTTCCTGTTCCCTACAGGATATGATTCGTATTCACTTACATGAGAACCCCAGTCTCGATAATTTTCATCAAAAATGGTCGGTACAATTGAATGATACTCACCCTTCCGTCGGGGTAGCTGAGTTAATGCGCTTGTTAATTGATGTGCATCATTTCGATTGGGATAAAGCTTGGTTTATTACTCAAAATACCTTCTCCTACACCAATCATACTCTTTTGCCAGAAGCTTTAGAAAAATGGCCCTTGAGTATTTTTGGTCGTCTTTTACCGCGATTAATGGAAATTATCTACGAAATTAACCATCGTTTCTTGGATAAAATTCGCATTATTTATCCCCATGATGACGGCAAAATGTCCCGTTTATCTATAATCGATGAAAGCGGCGAAAAATACGTCCGTATGGCTCACCTCGCCTGTGTGGGTTCCCAGGCAATTAATGGGGTGGCAGCCCTCCATACAGAATTACTCAAAAAAGATGTTCTGCGCGATTTCTATGAACTTTTTCCCGAAAAGTTTAGCAACAAAACCAATGGAGTTACTCCCCGGCGCTGGATAGTTTCTAGTAATCCCCGCTTGACTGTTGCGATTACAGAAAAAATCGGCGAAAATTGGATTAAGCATCTGGAGGATTTACGCGGTTTAGAAAACTATGTCGATGATGGTGGATTTCGGGACTATTGGCGACGAATTAAGTACGATATTAAGGCAGATTTAGCCAATTATATCAATCAAAAAGTCGGCATTAAAGTTGATCCCAGTACCCTCTTTGATGTACAGGTAAAACGCATTCACGAATATAAACGGCAGCATCTCAACGTTTTACATATCGTCACTCTCTATCATCGCCTCAAAAATAATCCCAATCTCGATATTACCCCCCGTACCTTTATTTTTGGTGGTAAGGCAGCCCCGGGTTATTTTATGGCGAAATTAATCATTAAATTGATTAATTCTGTGGCAGAAGTGATCGATAATGATCCGACGATTGGAGGACGTTTAAAAGTGGTTTTCCTACCCGATTATAATGTCACCTTCGGTCAACGGGTTTATCCAGCTGCCGACTTGTCTGAACAAATTTCCACGGCTGGGAAAGAAGCTTCGGGAACTGGTAATATGAAATTCTCCATGAATGGTGCCTTAACTATCGGCACTCTTGATGGGGCAAATATCGAAATTCGTGAAGAGGTGGGGGCGGAAAATTTCTTTCTTTTTGGCTTGACAACCGAGGAGGTTTATGCTAAGAAAGCCGCTGGTTATAATCCCCAAGAATACTATTACCATAACGAAGAATTGCGGGCAGTATTAGACCTCATTGGTTCGGGATTTTTTAGCCGGGGTGATAGTAGTTTATTCCGCCCGCTTGTGGATAATCTTATCTACGATGATACCTATATGTTACTGGCCGATTATCAGTCCTATATCGACTGTCAGGAAGGAGTCGGTCACGCTTATAAAGATCAAGAACATTGGAGTCGTTTAGCGATTCTTAATGTGGCCCGCATGGGTAAATTCTCTAGCGATCGATCGATTCGGCAATATTGCGAGGAAATCTGGCGGGTACAACCGGTAAAGATTGAATTACCCGATTATACTCAAGCTAATGCTGGTTTATCGGTAAATTAG
- a CDS encoding cytochrome c biogenesis protein, with amino-acid sequence MTISETNLNNTPPQWGRKFIQTIADLRLAIILLLLIAIFSISGTVIEQGQSLSFYQANYPEKPALFGFLTWKVLLLLGLNHVYSTWWYLSLLILFGSSLTACTFRRQFPALKAARNWQFYQQSRQFHKLALSAELETGSLESLTPLLEKRGYKVFRENNSLYARKGLIGKIGPIIVHAAMLIILAGAIWGALTGFFAQEMVASGDSFQVKNIIEAGPLSKNSLPKDWGIKVNRFWIDYSPQGDIEQFYSDLSVIDDQGQEIDRKTIQVNQPLHHKGVTFYQTSWGIAGVKVQVNNSPILQLPMASLDTKGNGQIWGTWIPTKTDLSEGVSLLTRDLQGTVIVYDAQGDLTAAVREGMTIPINGVNLKIVELVGSTGLQIKADPGVPIVYLGFALLMMGVVMSYFSHSQIWALQSGDRFYIGGKTNRAQVSFEREIIDTIEMLKFK; translated from the coding sequence ATGACTATATCGGAGACAAATTTAAATAATACACCGCCTCAATGGGGACGTAAATTTATCCAGACTATTGCCGATCTGCGATTGGCAATTATTCTTTTACTTTTAATCGCTATTTTTAGCATTTCTGGGACAGTAATCGAACAGGGACAATCTCTATCTTTCTACCAAGCTAATTATCCTGAAAAACCCGCTTTATTTGGCTTTCTGACTTGGAAAGTTTTATTACTATTGGGATTAAATCATGTTTATAGCACTTGGTGGTATCTATCATTGTTAATTCTCTTCGGTTCCAGTTTAACCGCTTGCACCTTCCGACGACAATTCCCCGCTTTAAAGGCGGCAAGAAACTGGCAATTTTATCAACAATCTCGCCAATTTCACAAACTAGCTTTAAGTGCTGAATTAGAAACTGGTTCCCTAGAATCTCTCACCCCCTTATTAGAAAAAAGAGGCTACAAAGTTTTTCGAGAAAATAACAGTCTTTATGCGCGTAAAGGTCTGATCGGTAAAATCGGTCCGATTATCGTTCATGCAGCCATGTTAATTATTTTAGCAGGGGCGATCTGGGGAGCGTTAACGGGGTTTTTCGCTCAAGAAATGGTAGCTAGTGGCGATAGTTTTCAGGTTAAAAATATTATTGAAGCTGGACCCTTATCTAAAAATTCTCTCCCTAAGGATTGGGGGATTAAAGTTAATCGTTTTTGGATTGATTATAGTCCTCAAGGTGATATAGAACAATTTTATTCTGATTTGTCGGTGATCGATGATCAAGGACAGGAGATCGATCGCAAAACTATTCAAGTTAATCAACCTCTGCACCATAAAGGGGTGACTTTTTATCAAACCAGTTGGGGGATTGCTGGGGTAAAAGTACAGGTGAATAATAGTCCAATCCTACAGCTACCGATGGCTAGTTTAGACACCAAAGGTAATGGACAAATCTGGGGAACTTGGATTCCGACTAAAACCGATCTTAGTGAGGGAGTTTCTCTTTTAACCAGAGATTTACAAGGTACGGTAATTGTCTATGATGCTCAGGGAGATTTAACCGCTGCTGTACGAGAAGGAATGACGATTCCCATCAATGGAGTTAATCTAAAAATAGTCGAATTAGTGGGCAGCACAGGGTTACAAATTAAGGCAGATCCGGGAGTCCCTATCGTCTATTTAGGTTTTGCTTTATTGATGATGGGAGTGGTAATGAGCTACTTTTCCCATTCCCAAATTTGGGCTTTACAATCGGGCGATCGCTTTTATATTGGTGGTAAAACTAATCGCGCTCAAGTCAGTTTTGAACGGGAAATAATTGATACCATCGAAATGTTAAAGTTCAAGTAG
- a CDS encoding VOC family protein — protein sequence MNITKSLHTAILVTELEKAINFYENVLGLTRIDRPLQYDGVWYQVGDYQIHLIVDSNYQNYRPSPEKWGRNPHIAFAIDDVTAMVNYLESQGYTIQMSASGRKALFVSDPDGNILEMSQI from the coding sequence ATGAACATCACAAAATCCTTACACACGGCGATTTTAGTCACGGAGCTAGAAAAAGCCATTAACTTTTACGAAAATGTTCTAGGATTGACTAGAATCGATCGCCCTTTGCAATACGATGGGGTTTGGTATCAAGTGGGAGATTATCAAATTCATTTAATTGTCGATAGCAATTACCAAAACTACCGTCCCAGTCCCGAAAAATGGGGACGTAATCCTCATATTGCCTTCGCTATTGATGACGTGACAGCCATGGTTAACTATCTAGAAAGTCAAGGTTATACAATTCAAATGAGTGCCTCGGGTAGAAAGGCATTATTTGTCAGTGATCCCGATGGTAATATCCTAGAAATGAGCCAAATTTAG